CTCACTGTCATAAATGAACCTCTTGAAAGGGTCGGGTTCATTTAGGTCCACTTAAGGGATCTTTCTCGGAGCCGGTAAGGAGCTCTTAATCCAAAGAATTTTACTTGGTTTCCCCTTCCCTGGATCAACCCTAATCACCAACTACTCTTTCAGATGCTatatgacccatacaggtttagcactgccccataaatatgataataataattgttgttgtagctgttaaaGTCAACTAAAGATTACGCCTTTTTAGGCCTAACTTCAGTGAATCCTGGAAATATAAGCTGCTCAAATACATGTAAATTACATTATGTATTCactcaatgaaacaaataaagtattAGAATTTGAATCCTGGAGggataatgtatatattatatatattattatataaaaatatcCGGGTTCAAAAACCCGGACAAATTTGACTGAACTTGAGTCGTCGtcgcccttaaacccaacaaaaCAAACCCAGTCTTGGAAAATTTGTGTCGATGATAACTTCAAATTTAACAGCTAGGTGGACTTAGACAGTGTTAAATGTGCATTTAAAACCTGGCGACTAACATTGTGTGCATCATTTAACAACGTTAATTAACGTAAATAGTTGTTAAGAGGACGTTAAATGGGTATAAAAGAGTGCTGCTCCATGTTTTTTTCCGGCCTGCCAGACCCggctcttcccttccttccttctcttcttcttggCACATTTTTTGCAGGTTTTTTTCTGCTTTTTTTCTATAAGAAGAGCACTAATTTACCACTCAAAATCATATTGATACACATAGTGAGGAAGCTGGTGTGTTTACTGCCCGGAAATGATCACGATGAGAGCGAAACATGTTTAAGCCCAGATTGTTTCCGGTGTAATAAATACCAGCAACTCAGGGTTCAAATTGTCGaaaaatggaaggaaatgggtGGAAATGGGGTTAAATTGGCCTCACGGGAGGTGGAAGAGGCTGTCGGAAAAGTTGAGCGCGAAATCGAGTCGAACGTGAAGGTCGGAGCGGGTGAGCGACGGAGGGAAAAAAATGGGGGAAATAATTTGCATCTTCAGAATCCGACTCTATTTAAAATGGAGCTGACTGCTAACCCCTATTGGAATGATTTTGACATTTACACGAAGGAGCTTGATTTTCTGAAGCTGAATTTTGCGATAATCTTCAAGGAATTTGTGACGGTCTTCGACGCTCTCAAAAGCGGCGACAACTGGGGATGGAAATCAAATGACATTGGTGAAGGCCACTGGTGTATATTTCCCTTCATCGACCAGGGCCTCGTCAACGAATCGAATTGTCGTCGATGTCCTAACGTAGCGGCGATTCTGGACACTCTTCCATCGCTCATGAAGGACTGTGTGTTCGGAAATGTGTGTTTCTCTATCCTCTATCCTGACTCCCACATCAAGGCCCATTACGGGCCTAGTAATATACGACTAAGGTGTCATTTAGGCAAGTTTCACCAAGGTTCAACTTTCACATACGTATAATATAATTTTTTGGCTTATCCTGgaggtatgtaaagtaaaaggacacaagtgcaactaatgtaacttTTTATAGTGGCagcttttcgctctccaggatctttgtcaagccgtaatggcttgacaaagctcctggagagcgaaacgttgccacaataaaattgttacattagttgcacttgtgtccttttactttacatattgtcggtaattctaccaacgttatTACTATCCTGGGGGTAATTAATATGTATGTTACCATGTACAATAATTGTTTGGCATCACTTGGCTTTGTGTAGCTGTACTTATGTATActacatgtacctaaataaatttattagCCATGCATTCTATGCTATTTATTCCATTTGTCACATTCGCTTCCATTcacatacattcattcattcactctATTCATTcatgtttttcttattttttgggTACTGTACTTAAACTAATTCTGTTCAAATATTTCAGGACTACAAATTCCAGATGGATGTTGGCTGGAAGTTGCAGGAACTCAGTGCAAATGGACTGCAAGAGAGACTTTAGTCTTCGACGATTCTTTCGAACACTCGGCTACATTTGTGGACCAGTCCAGCTCAGCACAGGCCACTCCTAGAGCAGTATTAATGCTGGATTTTTGGCACCCTGATATCACTTCAAAGGAAAAACAAGTGTTGCTgaaattattagctccataggactAATATGTTATTACAGTAATTCCCTGATAGAGAGGCCGGTAAAGGCATTTGTGGTGGATAGAGAAATCATTTTTCCATTACAGTAACAGTAAGGGACAATTCTGTAACCAATGGACATTGCTCATCTTCCTGAATCAACTGATCCATTGGATTTTGTATTGAATTTCCAAAGTTTGTTATATAGGGGTCTGGGCAAATAGTTTCAAGGACCcgagtggaaataagtcactttgtcagacttctttttttgggttatcccagagGGTAATttgcacatatgttactatgcaagacaagccacaggggtggaaatctttagctcgagctaaagatttccacccctgtggcttgtcttgcagagttaagatcgcctgtctgcgatcgTTTGCAATATGTTACTACGTATATAACTGTagttacgtgtacctgtacctaaataacctTGCATCATATATCAAGAATTTACTGTATATAGTATATCACATGTTAGGTAATGAAAATAATGCAGCTCTAACAATGAAGGGATTGTtaatatactgtactatactgaaaTGTTTTTAAATGTTAAATACCTCATTCCAGATATTTTGTAAAATAAATTCCACTTAGGGAAAATTCTTTGTTACCTGTGAGGGGGACTCTTTATCCAAAGAATTGGACCTGCTCttcctttcttggatcaaatttAGTTGCCTTCCATTATCCCAGCAGTTGGATAggccctacaggtttagtgctttcccccatgaatgtaatacagTAGTCCCCCAGTATCCATGATGGATACTTTCCAAGACCTACCATGGATACCCAAAACTGTGCATAGTAGTAAACCCAATACATGTCATTGTTCATTTATATACATATCTGtggtaaagtttaattgataaattatggaAAATAAGTttagaattatcactttttcactgatgggaagcacttcatgtcTGCTCTTAGGCTTTGAAAGAACTCCGACCatcactatttttgtgctccggAGCCGTTAAGAAAAATTAAGCATTAATTCTGGGCTATActaaactgtggataactgaaaccatggaTACAGAATCCATGTATATGGAGGTTCTACTGTATTTAAAAAACTTACATTTAAAGAATACTGGAATTGTTGCATTAATAAGTTGGTTGTGAACACTGATAAAATGTGAGAAAGCACATAGACTAATAAATgatttggggccctgaagcttaagcttcaggggcccCTAATCCCAGAGGGGTCCCAGAAacaactttagtccacattgcctAAGAATTTTGGGTCTGCTGTATGAGAAAGATTTGTGAAGGGGCCCCTATAACAGTTCAAgattcagggccccaaaaatttAGGTCCGTCACTGAATGACGGTGTATAATACAGACACAGTTGGAGAGTCTTGACTGTAGGTGAACCAGATCTCATCTTGACACGACCTTCATTTTTTTGGGGTCCAAGAGCTTTCTAACctttcaatggcataattatttATTTGTAAATTTTTATTCTGATcatataagttgcatcatgtacttctggatgtagattattattattattattattattattattattattattattattattattattattttagcacttgttttttattataataataatattattattattattattattgtttattattatttttgtttttattattattattaaaaattgcAACCTATTCATAAGTTATCAAAAATCGTTTATTATCGTTACATTCATGgggctgttgatccaaggaattagatttGCCC
The genomic region above belongs to Cherax quadricarinatus isolate ZL_2023a unplaced genomic scaffold, ASM3850222v1 Contig3062, whole genome shotgun sequence and contains:
- the LOC128704781 gene encoding aspartate beta-hydroxylase domain-containing protein 2-like codes for the protein MGIKECCSMFFSGLPDPALPFLPSLLLGTFFAGFFLLFFYKKSTNLPLKIILIHIVRKLVCLLPGNDHDESETCLSPDCFRCNKYQQLRVQIVEKWKEMGGNGVKLASREVEEAVGKVEREIESNVKVGAGERRREKNGGNNLHLQNPTLFKMELTANPYWNDFDIYTKELDFLKLNFAIIFKEFVTVFDALKSGDNWGWKSNDIGEGHWCIFPFIDQGLVNESNCRRCPNVAAILDTLPSLMKDCVFGNVCFSILYPDSHIKAHYGPSNIRLRCHLGLQIPDGCWLEVAGTQCKWTARETLVFDDSFEHSATFVDQSSSAQATPRAVLMLDFWHPDITSKEKQVLLKLLAP